From Portunus trituberculatus isolate SZX2019 chromosome 37, ASM1759143v1, whole genome shotgun sequence, one genomic window encodes:
- the LOC123514131 gene encoding extensin-like, with product MTLDKAHPHQTASTASLTHTRPLPPPASPTPDRLHRQPHPHQTASTASLTHTRPPPPPASPTPDRLHRQPHPHQTASTASLTHTRPPPPPASPTPDRLHRHSARLTHTRPPPPPSSPTLDRLHRQPHPHQTASTASLTHTRPPPPPASPTPDRLHRHSARLTHTRPPPQPSSPTLDRLHRQPHPHQTASTASLTHTRPPPPPGSHISLNQYC from the exons ATGAcgttagataag GCTCACCCACACCAGACCGCCTCCACCGCCAGCCTCACCCACACCAGACCGCTTCCACCGCCAGCCTCACCCACACCAGACCGCCTCCACCGCCAGCCTCACCCACACCAGACCGCTTCCACCGCCAGCCTCACCCACACCAGACCGCCTCCACCGCCAGCCTCACCCACACCAGACCGCCTCCACCGCCAGCCTCACCCACACCAGACCGCCTCCACCGCCAGCCTCACCCACACCAGACCGCCTCCACCGCCAGCCTCACCCACACCAGACCGCCTCCACCGCCACTCCGCTAGGCTCACCCACACCAGACCGCCTCCACCGCCATCCTCACCCACACTAGACCGCCTCCACCGCCAGCCTCACCCACACCAGACCGCCTCCACCGCCAGCCTCACCCACACCAGACCGCCTCCACCGCCAGCCTCACCCACACCAGACCGCCTCCACCGCCACTCCGCTAGGCTCACCCACACCAGACCGCCTCCACAGCCATCCTCACCCACACTAGACCGCCTCCACCGCCAGCCTCACCCACACCAGACCGCCTCCACCGCCAGCCTCACCCACACCAGACCGCCTCCACCGCCAGGCTCACACATATCGCTAAATCAGTATTGTTAG